From the genome of Bos indicus x Bos taurus breed Angus x Brahman F1 hybrid chromosome 19, Bos_hybrid_MaternalHap_v2.0, whole genome shotgun sequence:
CTGGAGccttgaattttgttaaaaagaaaaaaaattgtaggtTTCTTTTTGTAATAAACAATGCTGCAAAAGCAGAGAACCTATGTATGCTCTTGTCTTACATTTACTGAAATGCTGTTTTTCATGACTTTACTCTTTTTTACTTTGTGTTCAAACTATTCCTTTTGAGCATCAGGAAAGGTCCCCAGGTGAAAAAATATAGTTAGTGCACGGGGCATTAACTTCACCACCAAGCCATCTTAGCATCTGGAGATGGAGAGCGCAAAGGAAGGAGCTAGTTATACCTCAGCAACAGAAAGGCCTTTCAGGCGCTCTAAGAGAATGGAGCAGACCTCTGGTGACTGACCCCCAAATCTCAGGGGTTTAGTTTGGGATCCAGATTCAAATTCTGGTTCCTCCTTTAGCAGCTGGGTGATTTGgggaacattaaaaaacaaaaacaaaatctcctctgagcctcagcttcctcttctgtaaaagggGCTGTACTAATATCTATTTCACAGACAGTGGCCAgtataagcttccctggtggctcactggtaaagaatccacctgcaatgcaggagtcacaggagatgcaggtttgatccctggatcttccctggattgggaagatcccctgcaggagggcatgacaacccactccaggatttttgcctggagaatcccagggacagaggagcctggagggctacagtccaaagggtcgcaaagagtcagacatgactgaagtgacttagcacatgtacATGGTCAGTATCACATGACCCATAAGTAGTCCTACGTCTGTGCCCAATGCATATcggtttcctttcctctcttttatgAAGGAACTCCACCACAGCTCATGCTTCCGTTTAAGGATGAAGAGAGAGCTTACTCCCTATGCTGTTAGGTCTAGACCCTCCTCAAGCCCCAGGAGCCGAGAACTGGGAAAAAATTGGCCAAATCTCTGGAGCTCATGGTGGGAACAGAAAGAGACCAAGGTGACAACTAAACAATGTGATTCTGTGGCTTCCAGGTCAGCTCCTCACAGGCTGCTGGGCCACCCCAGGGAGGTTACTCAGGACATTTACCAAAACAAACAGACCTGTACAAAGGGGGCCTTTGTTAGCTGGCCTCACCCAGGCCAGAGGCAACTctgaagaagagggagggagcccagggactggagggagggaaggtgggCTCAGGTGTATGGCCTTCCCCCAAGCCTCTTCCCCATCCCGCCCCACCACATGGAACTTTCTAGGGTCCCCACAATCATTCAGTCCATAAAGCCTCCCATGGAGGAGCTGACTTTCCGCCGACTGCAGCTCTGCCCAGAGTTAGCACCTGATACTCAGAGGGTTTATAATCAGCCAGCTCTGTGGTGAGTACCCCACGAAGTTCCTCCTGTAAGCCTCTCATCATAGGTGCTGTCATTACCACCGTTTTCTAGTTTTCCAGCTGCATTAGCTGAGGCTTAAGAGATCAAGTCACCAGACCTGGGTCAGGGGTTCCTAGTGGCAGAGCTCGGACTGAGGCCAGATCTGTGCATATGGCTGCTGCACCACACAGCCCCCTTCCCCCTGGGTTTTTATCTGCTtagggaagggaagcctggcatgctgcagtccatggggttgcaaaaaagtcggacaggacagagcaaatgaacaacaacagggaagggaaactgaggctcagaacaaGGAAAGGAGtacagtcaccttctgcagtgggaaggtggggagagagggtCATGCCTGGGCCTTGCGGTCCTGGGAGGCGAGCATCCTCTGAGGGGGCCGCCCAGAATCTGGAACCAGTGAGGAAAAGCCAACCAGCTTCAAGGGTGAGATCCCAAACCATAGGGACCTCCCGCTTCAGCCATCCTGAGGTTCCCTGAggcaaggggtggggaggggtgagaggCTGGGCCCCAGGCCACTGACCTGTGCTTCTGTCTCATACGGGCAACCACCAGGCCACTATCTTCTCTCTTAGGTGAGAGGGTCTGTGGGTTCCTCAACCCTGTGCATGCCACTCCACTCCACGGCCCCAAAGTGATGGCCACAGAATCTCCCACGAAAACTCCACACATATCCCTAAGTTAAGGGATGGACGGACGGGCTGGGGGCAGGCAATAAGAGCCAAAAGAGACCTGGCTGCCCAGGAAGTCAGTGCCCAGGCAGCCGCAAGTGTTCACCaggccagaggaggaggaagcacgagtgcaaatatgaaaatatgagcAGGAGCGGGAGAGGCCACGGTTATTGACCACAGTTTCACTGGGACGGGACCCAAGAGGGGAAAGGGGGGCAGGAGGGGCCAACTAGAACTGGCCTGTGCTGCCTAGAAGGGGCCAACCCTGGGCATCGGGCTCCCCCTGCTGGACACCCAACCTCCCCAAGTGGAGAAGCTTAAGGTACGAGGAGTCGCTTAAATTCTTCAACTCCCCTCAAAcatgggggaggggcgggggatgAGACCAGGCTAGATTGAATATTTACATCATGCATGGCTGATGAACTTTTATTTTAGACTTGGCACAGGGACTGTCagacagaggaaaggaaaggaacagCTGAGACCAGGCTCAAAGCAGGGGATATACACAGACCCCATAACATAACAGGACAAGGTAGAGAAGGGCACTCCAGCACCCTCTCCTGCAAGTGGCCACAAGGCTAGCACTGTGCCTTCCTGCACCCTGGCTTAAGGAAGCccgtgggggttgggggtggtcaACACCCAGAGGGCCGCTCTTGGAGGAGGCAGTCAGTAACAGACGCCAAAGCACACACCCATACAGTGGAATGAAGCGGTTTACAGAGTTGCAAGCTCAATGGCCAATGTATGCAAACAGTCAGTTCTCTGATCCTGGCTTAGTCACAGCAAACATTTGCCCAGCCTGGCTCCTCTCCGCAGCCTGGAGGCCACTCATCCACGTTACCCCTGGTCACCAGACTTGTGCTCGAAGAAGACTATAGCTCAGCACAGGCCTCAGCCAAATGCTACCGAAGAATCCAGCTGCAGAAGTGGTTGGTTTAGAGGTTGAGGCTAATCTGGTTACCTGGAAGCAGGGGTGGTTCTGTTTAAAGCAGTGTGGGATTCAATGGGTCTGGGGTAGGCTCCCAAGGGAAGCCAAAGGTGCTGGCCTGTGGACTACACTGCAAGTGaatcaaagtcgctcagtcatgtctgactctttttgaccccatggactatatagtccatgggattctccaggccagaatactggagtgggtaacctttcccttcttcaagggatcttcccaacccagggatcaagcccaggtctcctgcattgcagacggattctttaccacctgagccacaagagaagctcaatgcaaaaaaaaaaaaaaagagaagcccaATGCAAGTAGCAAGGATCTATTAACAGGGGCTCTCAACCTTGGCTACACAGAATTCCCAAGGACCTTTGAAATGTCCCCAAGTCCAGGCTGCACTCACACTGGTCAAATCACCTCTGAGAGTGGGACTGAGCAGCAGGGTTTTTAAAGCTCCTGGGTAATTCCAGTGAAAACCAGTGACCTAGGAGTCATCATCAGTAGGGGTGGAAGGGAGGTAAAGGGATGTGTGTCAGAAAAGTACAAGctctattatttaattttatatctggaaagtgaaatacatataaatgtatgtatatatgtatttcacgtacatatgtgctgtgctaagtcactttagtcgtgtctgactctttgcgaccctatggacggtagcccaccaggctcctccgtccatggcattctccaggcaagaatactagagtgggttgccatgccctcctccaggggctcttccagatccagggattgaacctacatctcttacacctcctgcactggcaggtgggttctttaccactagtaccgcCTGGAAAGCCCTCACATACATTGagtttttataaacaaatatgaAAGTAAGGCCTGatgagaatcttcctgacccacaggtaTTAGCATGAGTTCCTTCTACAAAACTCCTGTCTGACAGGGAAAGAACACTCACTAACTAACCTACTCCCTCTTAGGCAGCTCCAATTGTTTGAAATTTCTTCCCATATTGAGATGAAATCTAGCTTCATCTAACTTCCACCTATGGGTCCTTTAGAGCTACAGAGAATAAATTTAGTCTCTTTTCCATATTGCTCTTCTTCAGATAATGGAGGGCAGCTATCAGTTGGGTAAGAGGTTTAAAAATATCCTATTAGTAAATGAGTTAGTTAAGGTTTGTTATAAGCGCATCAATTCTGACTTGGTTTaagccaagaaaaaataaatctctctttttttttacagaCAATGGGTTTTCTGAGGTAGAAGGAGGAATTGGACAACCCCAGGTGTGGGAAGTAGGGATCCGTGGATCGTTCAGAGAATTGCAAGAGCAGCAGCCAGAAGTTGCTGTTTCTAGGCCACCGTTATTTACTTGGCTATAACAGCTCCTATGCTCTGAGTCTCTAGAttccaaattttaaatatgaaagaaaagaaaaaccgaCTGGCTAGATTGCCTCGGGTGCTTCTGCTGGGACCAATGGGCTCTGGTCAGACTCTTGTCATGTGATAACAGACAAGactgctgggccccacccccTGTCACACCAGCCCCACTCCTACAGGGAGCTAGTCCAATAAATCATAGTTAAGGTTGAGAAGATAATCACGAGATTTTCCATTTGTGATGGTCTGTGCCACTGTTAAACTCCACTAGACTAGCTGACTACGGAGAATTCCAAGGGTAAACACTGAAGGGCCCTGAATATAAGAGGCAGGAAGGGAAATGGGTTGAGTTTAGAAGGGTCTGGCCCCACATCCCATACCCTCTCTGGGGCACTGGCTCCAGCTCCACTCAGTGCCAACAGATTGGGAGTCAGGGCGCAAGTCTCTCATAGACCCAGTCTTCCTCGCCTCGGTGGGTCATGGGCCCCAGAGGGGAGTCTCCGGTTAGTAGGCCTCGTCGAAAGACGATCCGGTCGTGCAGGCGGTTGGTTTGGCCCTGCCAGAACTCCATCACCTGTGGGTACAGGATGTAGCCACCCCTACAAGGAGAAGTAGACGGTTTGGTGCTCTGCATTTTTCTAGCCAGGCAACCCTCACCACCCTCCACGCCATCCCAGGGTCCTGTGAAGGAAGCTGCTGGCATGCATCTGACAAGGGTTTCCAGGGAGGAGTATATCTGTAATTCCAAGCATGGCTTCAAGGAAGCATGAGGGTCCCAGTGTCCCTTTCTAGGTGACCCCCCCGTATCACTCACCAGTATTTTGGCTTTGGCACCTCCTGTTCCTGGTAGAGTTGCTCcagttccttatttttctttctcagatacTGTCCAGGGGAAGGAAATGAAGGAAGGGCCAGACTCAGTCAGTGATTCATTTAATCACCACTTACAGGGCCTGTGCTCcgtgccaggtgctggggacacaggtgaCCTTCGGGGGCACAGTTCAACAGGAGGGTCAGACAGACACAGGAGGCCTGACCCCTGCTCCCCATATTCACATTCCCCAGGGAGACTATCCATTTCACTTTTCTGGAGAGAGAGGGCCCTGGCATCGCCTGGGGACAGCCTCTGGGGCTGAGCCAAGGCACCCACCACTCAAAGGACTAAGGAGAAGCCCTACTCACCTCCCGATCCGGGATCACGGAACTCTGGTGACTGACCACAGCCCCAATCTGGCTGCTTTTGGGGCGGGAGTGGAAGTAGCATTCAGCCTCCTCCTCAGGCAGCTTCTTCACGGGCCCTTCCACACGCACCTGCCCAGGGATGGCCCTGGTTAGATAGCATTCAAGGCCACCTGCCTTTCCGACCAGCACTGGCTCCAGTcttctttgttcttctctttatCCACTGCCCCATTGTGCCTGACTCCAGGTAGCCCAGCTAAGTGAGAGTCATCTGAAAGGCAGGATGTTTACGCAGCCTGGGGACCTTCACCAGGTCCATCCATAAACTCACGCCCCTCCTACCTCCAGTCCACCCCCGGCTGTCCCAGGAATGCTCACTCACCTGACGGTGCAGGGGCTCCCAGTAGAAGACAAGGGAAGCAAAGGGATTCGAGTCCTGGAAATGGAAGAGAATCCACAGACGGTCATCAGGACAGCAGAGAGGAGGCCTGGGCACAGGGGGAAGCTAGGGGGTCTGCACGGCGCAGGCCCACTGCAGATGCATTTACTGTAGCATCTTGTTAAGTCCCCAAAGGTGGGCCTACTTTTACAGGCGTGGAgataggctcagagaggttcactaACACTCCCAGGTTCACAGAGTCAATGGAAGACCTGCGCTGAAAACCTCAGCCAGAGGGACTCCAAAGTGAGGCTTGCCATTTCTCTCACCCACAGATTTGCAAATCCTCTGAAATGCACATTTGACTGCACTGGACTTGGGGGAGAGCTACTCATTTTAGATTCATTAACTGAACGTATAGGAAGTGCCAGCTCTGTGCTCAACACCAGGAGAGGTGCTGGGGGTTTAACAGAGACATCTCAGAAGCAGCCCCGCCCCCACGGAGCTTACCATTTAGCAGAGGACATAAACATTAATCACATAATCCCCCAAATACACGCAGTTAGAAACTAAAACAATGGCAGAAAGGAAATTTGTAAATTATAGTGACCAAAGTGAGAGGGGCTGGCTCAGCCTGGGAATCCAGAGGCTTCCGTGAGGAGGTGACGTGGGGGCTGAGACCCGAAGAAACAGGAGCTACTCAGATAAACAGCTAGGGAGGTGGAGGTGCTTAAAGCTTGCCCTCATTCACAGCAGAGAGAAGGCAAGTGCAAAGGCCTCTAGTCAGGACAGTGCCTGAGCGTGGCTGGCAAGTGGACTCGGGCAGGGGTGGCATGAGTAGGCGACCAagaagccagggctggaccctgcAGGCCCAGGAAGGGTTTACCGTGAACCCTCACCAGCTCTTTTCCCTTTCGACTCTCGAAGTTAGTGAAGAAGCGGAAGCCATCCTTGCCAAAGCCCTTCAACAGCACCATGCGGGCAGACGGTTTTCCATCTCTAGGGCAAAGAGCAGAGCACTATGGTGAGAGACCCTCCCCACAGGATGTCTGAGCACCCCTACACCTGTGCCCCCTTATTCTGCACTCTCTGGGCACTCAAGCTGCCCATGGGAATTTGTCCCAGAGATGCAAGCATGACACCATTGCCTAGGGCCCTATAATGGACTGAACTGGGTTCCACTAACATTTTTGAAGCCCTCACCCACAATGTGACTGTATGTGGAGATGGGACCTTTAGGGAatgattaaggttaaatgagatccTAAGAGTGGGACTTTAATCCagtaggactggtgtccttataagaaaaggaagagacaccagagaactccctcTCTCCCTGCATACACAAAGGGAAGGCCATTCGAGAACACAGCAGAAAGGCAGCCATCTGTAAGCCAGGACTCTAGAGAGGCTTTGCTAGAAACCAACTCGAAACCAACTCTGAtagcaccttgattttggacttctggcctccagacctGTGAGAAAACAAGTTTCTGTTACGCCACCAGTCTCTGTTAAGGTGGCCCAAGCAGACTAGCTCGGGGGGTATCCAGGGGCACAGTACAAGAGCCTTGGCTCCAAAGCCTTACACTTTAGTGAGGAGGGGAAGAAGAGTTGAATAAGAGGCTAATACAAGAGATGTCTCAAGGGATTTATGACTGATTGTCAAATGAATGATACAAACCAGCACTGTGCTAGATTTTAAGAGAGGGAGATGGCTTTATGGAGATCTACCTCCCCAGATGGGAACTGGGGAGACTGGGAGCTGAGGGAGACAAGGGTGTGTGTACTGGGAGGTGGAAGCATCAAGGGCAGAGATGAATGAGGCACTACGTTTTATCACTAAATGGAATTGAGTCAAGTCTAATCTTTGGTTTACAGGTAAGGAcaccgaggcccagagaggacaaattacttgcctgaggccacacagcatgTTAATAATAGAACTAGTCATAAAGTTGTCATCCATCAAACTGAGAGCTTCCTAAGTTTGCTACTTCATCTGCACCCACCTACAGAAGGGCCCACGGCTATGCCTACCTTGTACACGTAGCCAGACACATGGCGTTGGCTTCCATTATGTCAGGACACTGAACAGCCTCCTCGAACCAGGCAGCAAACTGCTTCACAGGGTCCAGGGAGGTCAGATGAGTCTCCTCAAATGCCTGGGAAGGgagagttttatttcattttacaaacaCATGGAGTGTCTACTGTATACATGGCTCTGTTCTAGGCACTTTTCAAGTGttaactcatttagtcctcataACAAAAACCCATCCCCAGGAAGGTTCTGTTAGCCTCATCttataggtgagaaaacaggTACAAAATGGTGAATAACTTGACAAATCAGGGTTTCATATCACGGGTGTCAAACCtattacctgggaagcctaaaaaaaaaaaaaaaactcctgggCTCCACCCAGTAAATTCTCATTCAGCAGGTCAATTGCagaaagggggaccccttccagggcctgagggcgggctcttgtctgacactcagaaatgaattgtccaaggaggtACACTTGTTGCCAAAACAAGACTTTATTGGGACGGAGGGCCCGGGTGGCAAGCAGCAGgggaagggaacccaggaggactgctctgccacatggcttacAATCATGTTTCATGGTGATGCTGttggtttctgggttgtctctggccaatcattctgactcagggtccttcctggtggcacgcacgttgctcagccaagatggattccagtcagaaggattctgggaggtgggtaggACATACAGactgtctcctctctccttttgacctttctcaATTCTTCTAGTTGGTGTTAGCTTGTTAGTTCCAGGTTCTTTCCCAGGACCTCTGGTTtaagataactcatgcaagtggttaCTTTGGGGCCTGGCCTGGGTGGGCAGTTTGGGTCAGTGGTTCCCCTAACAAGTCTGAGATTTAATGAAAAACTGCATGTTTCACAAGCATTTCTGGAAATGTTCACACGTAACTAGATTTGGTAACCAGGCTCTGGGCCCTAATTCCAAAATAGTTCTCTTGGTTTCTCatctgaggaaagaaaaagaagatccaGGAGCTTTCTCCTGCACCCCTAGGTAAGTTATTCCTCCTCCTcaaagtgttatttatttatcaaacatttattgacttcctggggtccagtggtttaaaacccacctgccaatgcagggcgctgggttttgatccctagtctgggaagatcccacatgccggggGGCAGCCACTAAGCCCATGGCCTGCAGCTATGGGAAAACCGCACACCTAGAGCCCCACGCTCCCCAGTGAGAGAAGCCTTTGCCcaaggaagacccagagcaaccaaaaatagacaaaataaattaactagttacatttaaaaacaacaacaacaacaaacataagctttccaagtggctcagtggtaaagaatctgcctgccaatccaggagacacatgttctaatccctgggttgggaagatcccctggacaaggaagtggcaacccacttcagtatttttgcctgggaaattccatagacagaggaacctggtgggcttcagttcatggggtcgcagagttggagacaactggtGACTAAACAAGCTGATTatcactgttctaggcacttttctcgggagaaggcaatggcacccactccagtactcttgcctggaaaatcccatggacggaggagcctggtaggctgcagtccatggggtcgctaagagtgggacacgactgagtgatttcactttcacttttcactttcatgcaccggagaaggaaatggcaacccactccagtgttcttgcctggagaatcccagggacgggggagcctggtgggctgccgtttatggggtcgcacaaagtctgacacgactgaagcgacttaggggcagcagcagcaacaggcacTATACTAGCTttactactttggccacctgatgcaaacagtcgactcattgggaaagatcctgatgctggaaagattgaaggccaaatgagaaagtgggcaaaagaagagggcagcaaaggatgagatggttagatagcatcaccgactcaatgaacatgaacctgagcaaattttgggagatactgaagggcagggaagcctagccccgtgcagtccatggggttgcaaagagtctgacgcaaCTTGTCGACTGAACAGCAGAGGTATTTTACAAATATCAAAGTCCATAACATCCCCGTGAGGTCAGTGATATTACTTGtgaagtgaggaaactgagacccagagaagtgaGTAAACCGCCCTAGAAGTGCGCCCAACGACCGGCAGGATTCCTTCCAGGCAACCCCCGAATGAGCGCCCTGAGTGACTATAACGAGCTGCCTCTGGAGTCCACCTTCATCCTGGTTTCTCCAGAAACCCTCCCCCATTGATTGTCTTTGAACCCCCGCTTCTCCCATAGGGTAACCCCGAGCCCCAAGAGGTGGATCAGAAACCCCAGAGGATCCCTTCCATGCCCCTCCCCTCGGGAGATGACTGCGGAGGCCCTGCAGGGCAGCGGCACCTCTGGGTCCCCGCGGTAAGTCTTGCGCATCGGTCCCAGGTCCATGGCAGCACCGCGGCTGCAGAGGTGGCGGAGGCAGCGGGGCCACTCGGCAGGTCGCCCAAACGTCACGATGACGCTCCGCAGCCAGAATATCATGAGGCCGCTGGCCACGTGACTCGGCGTGGCTCCGCGCTGGGTTCCGTTGCGTTCGGAACCAGTATCTTAGCCGGGGAATCTCCCGGCAAGGAAGAATTTATCAGTCACCAAGCCAGGCCGACAGCCTAAGTCCTCCGAGCCACTGGGAGCCAATGGGAAGCCAGAGTCGGTGGAGGGAGCCGGGAGCGGAGAGGCCATTGGTTGGAGTTTTCCAGGAGCGAGGCCAATTAGAACAAGAACAGAGGAACCCGGCAGCCAATGGACGGCGCCTCCCGGGGCGGGAGCAAAGAGACAAGGAAATGCTGTCACCGAGGTTAACACGCACGTGGAGGTTTGTTAAAGGTATAGGGACTGCAGCGGCCCAGGCGGGAGGGGCAATGGAGGAGCCCCTGGGGGCTTGTGGAGATAGTCAGTATTAAGAGGCCCCCCTCTAGCAGATGCCCGAAGGCTAGCTTAGAGATTGGCGGTCTGCAAAGGACAAACGGAAAATGGAATTAG
Proteins encoded in this window:
- the PNPO gene encoding pyridoxine-5'-phosphate oxidase, with the protein product MIFWLRSVIVTFGRPAEWPRCLRHLCSRGAAMDLGPMRKTYRGDPEAFEETHLTSLDPVKQFAAWFEEAVQCPDIMEANAMCLATCTRDGKPSARMVLLKGFGKDGFRFFTNFESRKGKELDSNPFASLVFYWEPLHRQVRVEGPVKKLPEEEAECYFHSRPKSSQIGAVVSHQSSVIPDREYLRKKNKELEQLYQEQEVPKPKYWGGYILYPQVMEFWQGQTNRLHDRIVFRRGLLTGDSPLGPMTHRGEEDWVYERLAP